The following coding sequences lie in one Planktothrix sp. FACHB-1365 genomic window:
- a CDS encoding pentapeptide repeat-containing protein: MSPDRKFITTEPLFIAGEKAESQVWMAICRSFEPRDCIAYWQFPIFSKKLGTFRKEPDILIVDAELGLIIIEVKSITIEQILGITGHHWQLQNFYTTRANPYQQAEHQLFALLDYCNLEESLHHQVPGRVLVALPRILHSQWQHRGFDRLPSSPPILFQEDLGFTANTPFFSEPSPVNGQHSSLIEKIENAPLVTPGSELSSEQWALLKAVISGTPLFRPPSRRFFLTNWDNLEPALTRSAVLAIARKRVSELDLQQEQIAKVIPPGPQRIRGIAGSGKTVLLCQKAAQMHLKHPEWDIAIVFFSRSLYDPILQYIDQWLKRFSCNQIGYNPQNSKLKVLHAWGAKDQPGFYRTLCQAAGVWSQSVQQTTRSTANEALAEACYHLLASATIPAIFDAILIDEGQDFIVDEDLKFEGKQPFYWMAVQALRPVNREKDNNPEIPQKRLIWAYDEIQSLETLKVPTASELFGDEWGQLVTGEYSNGIKKTEIMSRSYRIPAPILTAAHGIGLGLLRPQGLLTGMQWAEDWEMIGYNVRLTNLKEPENSPYNSPLKLGETITLHRPEHNSPNPIAALWKQPLIEFEAYRSRSEELISLSDRILYNLKIDGLRPSREILVIVLGMGWEAIELETQIARCLIQQGIDIFIPGTPDCNILKPTSNNAHANQFWCEGGVTISRIHRAKGHEADMVYLVGLDQIAIAENNLNFRNQLFVAMTRSRGWLRLSGLGSYPFYEELARVIESGNTLTFRLRFPPQRDISITDGGELLRRYQNGDRNFQGANLSALDLTGVNLSHANLIGANLQQTNLTHANLNYAKLVVANLSRANLTGANLQRVKCVGTNLQQAQLNSCDLSRADLSDADLSMAALVRANLKDANLSGTNLTQVDLSDATLQGAVVNEVNCTEVILTGAILPEGWIFAGCSRTTLTESTIIS, from the coding sequence TTGTCCCCAGATCGTAAATTTATTACCACTGAGCCCCTGTTTATAGCAGGAGAAAAAGCCGAATCTCAAGTCTGGATGGCGATTTGCCGAAGCTTTGAGCCACGAGATTGTATTGCCTATTGGCAGTTTCCGATTTTCTCGAAAAAATTGGGAACCTTTCGGAAAGAACCAGATATATTAATCGTAGATGCAGAATTGGGATTAATTATTATTGAAGTGAAATCAATAACAATTGAGCAAATTCTAGGAATTACAGGTCATCACTGGCAACTCCAAAACTTTTATACCACCCGGGCGAACCCCTATCAACAGGCAGAACATCAACTCTTTGCCCTACTGGACTATTGCAACTTAGAAGAGAGCCTGCATCATCAAGTTCCCGGTCGTGTCCTCGTCGCCTTACCTCGCATTCTTCACTCTCAATGGCAACACCGGGGATTTGATCGGTTGCCCAGTTCTCCTCCTATTCTATTTCAAGAAGATCTAGGGTTTACAGCAAACACACCCTTTTTCTCGGAACCTTCACCCGTCAACGGTCAACACTCTAGTTTAATTGAAAAAATTGAGAATGCACCGTTAGTCACGCCGGGAAGTGAACTTTCCTCCGAACAATGGGCACTATTAAAAGCCGTCATTAGTGGAACACCCTTATTTCGTCCACCCAGTCGTCGCTTTTTCTTAACAAATTGGGATAACTTAGAACCTGCTTTAACCCGCAGTGCGGTGTTAGCTATTGCTAGAAAACGGGTTTCTGAACTAGATTTACAACAGGAACAAATTGCCAAGGTCATCCCCCCAGGGCCCCAACGAATTCGGGGAATTGCAGGTTCAGGAAAAACAGTATTACTGTGTCAAAAAGCCGCCCAAATGCACCTAAAACATCCTGAATGGGATATTGCCATTGTATTTTTTAGTCGCAGTTTATATGATCCAATTTTACAATATATTGATCAATGGTTAAAGCGATTTAGTTGTAATCAAATTGGGTATAATCCCCAGAATTCTAAATTAAAAGTGCTCCATGCTTGGGGAGCAAAAGATCAACCTGGTTTTTATCGTACCCTTTGTCAAGCTGCCGGAGTTTGGAGCCAAAGTGTTCAACAAACCACTCGTTCAACTGCCAATGAAGCCTTAGCAGAAGCGTGTTATCATTTATTAGCATCGGCAACAATTCCCGCCATCTTTGATGCTATTTTAATAGATGAAGGTCAGGATTTTATCGTTGATGAAGATTTAAAATTTGAGGGAAAACAGCCTTTTTATTGGATGGCAGTGCAAGCCTTACGTCCTGTTAATCGAGAAAAAGACAATAACCCTGAAATTCCTCAAAAACGCTTGATTTGGGCTTATGATGAAATTCAAAGTTTAGAAACTTTAAAAGTACCAACAGCCAGCGAATTATTTGGAGATGAGTGGGGACAATTAGTTACAGGAGAATATAGCAACGGCATTAAAAAAACCGAGATTATGTCTCGATCCTATCGGATTCCAGCCCCCATTTTAACAGCCGCTCACGGCATTGGTTTAGGGTTATTGCGTCCGCAAGGATTATTAACCGGAATGCAGTGGGCAGAAGATTGGGAAATGATCGGGTATAACGTCAGATTAACAAACTTAAAAGAACCCGAAAACTCTCCCTACAACTCTCCTTTAAAGTTGGGTGAAACCATTACCCTTCATCGTCCTGAACACAACTCACCTAATCCTATAGCAGCATTATGGAAACAACCATTAATTGAATTTGAAGCCTATCGTTCTCGTTCGGAAGAATTAATTAGTTTAAGCGATCGCATTCTATACAACTTAAAAATTGATGGCTTACGTCCCAGTCGAGAAATATTAGTGATTGTTTTAGGAATGGGATGGGAAGCCATAGAACTTGAAACCCAGATTGCTCGTTGTTTAATCCAGCAAGGAATTGATATTTTTATCCCTGGAACACCAGACTGTAACATTCTCAAACCCACCTCTAATAATGCCCATGCTAATCAATTTTGGTGTGAAGGCGGGGTAACGATTTCTCGTATTCATCGCGCCAAAGGACACGAAGCCGATATGGTTTATTTAGTGGGATTAGATCAAATTGCAATTGCTGAAAATAATCTTAATTTCCGTAATCAATTATTTGTCGCCATGACTCGTTCACGGGGTTGGTTGAGGTTAAGCGGTTTAGGTTCCTATCCTTTTTATGAAGAATTAGCACGAGTGATTGAAAGTGGAAATACTTTAACCTTTCGTTTACGGTTTCCCCCCCAACGAGATATCAGCATCACCGATGGCGGAGAACTGCTGCGAAGATATCAGAATGGCGATCGCAATTTTCAAGGCGCAAATCTATCCGCTCTCGATTTAACAGGAGTTAATTTAAGTCATGCTAATTTAATAGGAGCCAATCTTCAACAAACCAACCTCACCCATGCTAACTTAAATTACGCTAAATTAGTAGTAGCGAATTTAAGCCGAGCTAACCTGACAGGTGCTAATCTACAGCGAGTCAAATGTGTTGGGACTAATTTACAACAGGCTCAATTGAATTCTTGTGATTTGAGTCGTGCAGATCTCAGTGATGCTGATTTGAGTATGGCAGCATTGGTTCGCGCTAACTTAAAGGATGCTAATTTGAGTGGGACAAATTTAACACAGGTCGATCTTTCCGATGCTACTCTCCAGGGTGCTGTTGTCAATGAAGTCAACTGCACAGAAGTAATCCTAACGGGGGCAATATTACCCGAAGGTTGGATATTTGCAGGATGCTCACGGACGACCCTCACCGAATCAACTATAATAAGTTGA
- a CDS encoding HEAT repeat domain-containing protein, with protein sequence MAPFYRLTLFIFACIAYCGGTFCFSGGAVAKVETETQHLTDTNGYLFTRPLTAGSDLERAAVSRQVAQNNPEKPPAKEPKKPPKPKKSSFRFPSKMLILGVGAFVITLGAILILIRLMSPPNEEEGTVVDIEAQTVPENLPEPPQSPPPSVEVAITQGQMQVSPTVLQRSQPPAPVEQNGYGDATLRVSPPVLPSDKPTTSENPLGANIPVTDTVNLNPQSDGLKLDPQDKWINDLKQTSPDIRSNAIWELAQAGDSRAIQPLLELLIYSDSNQRSLVLAALSEIGTRTLKPLSRALSLSLQDENAEVRKNAIRDLTRIYDLATQMNQILQRAMDDPDPEVKELAKWATNRLSRLRSVSTHDEPPS encoded by the coding sequence ATGGCTCCTTTTTATCGCCTGACCTTATTTATATTCGCTTGTATTGCCTACTGCGGTGGAACGTTCTGCTTCAGTGGAGGTGCGGTTGCGAAGGTTGAGACCGAAACCCAACATCTCACAGACACAAACGGCTATCTCTTTACCCGACCCCTCACGGCTGGGTCTGATTTAGAGCGTGCTGCTGTGTCCCGGCAAGTTGCCCAAAATAACCCTGAAAAACCGCCAGCCAAAGAGCCTAAAAAACCGCCGAAACCTAAAAAATCATCTTTCCGCTTCCCCTCAAAGATGTTAATTCTAGGGGTAGGAGCTTTTGTGATTACGCTCGGAGCTATTTTAATCTTAATTCGGCTGATGAGTCCTCCTAATGAGGAGGAGGGTACGGTGGTGGATATTGAGGCGCAAACGGTTCCAGAAAATCTTCCTGAACCCCCCCAATCCCCCCCGCCATCGGTGGAGGTTGCCATTACCCAGGGACAGATGCAAGTTTCTCCCACGGTTCTGCAACGGTCACAGCCTCCGGCGCCTGTGGAACAGAATGGTTATGGAGACGCGACGTTACGGGTTTCTCCTCCCGTACTGCCATCGGACAAACCGACGACCTCTGAAAACCCCCTAGGGGCGAATATCCCCGTAACGGATACGGTGAATCTTAATCCACAGTCCGATGGACTGAAACTTGATCCCCAGGACAAATGGATTAATGATTTAAAACAGACCAGTCCTGATATTAGAAGTAATGCAATTTGGGAACTGGCGCAAGCAGGAGATTCGAGGGCGATTCAACCGTTATTGGAGTTATTAATTTATTCGGATTCTAATCAACGTAGTTTAGTTTTAGCTGCTCTCTCAGAAATAGGAACTCGCACGTTAAAACCCCTGAGTCGCGCCTTAAGTTTGTCTCTCCAAGATGAAAATGCTGAAGTTAGAAAAAATGCTATTCGAGATTTAACCCGAATTTATGATTTAGCAACACAAATGAATCAAATCTTACAACGAGCTATGGATGATCCTGATCCTGAAGTTAAAGAACTGGCTAAATGGGCAACTAATCGATTAAGCCGCCTCCGTTCTGTTTCGACCCACGATGAACCTCCGAGTTGA
- a CDS encoding alpha/beta fold hydrolase, with product MSITKNEIKVGSLEWFYRETNPETTDKIPVVLLHGLVSQSYSWLVIMDELEKQGYKAIAPDWIGSGYSGKPDKRDFAYTPDAFIQGLGGFLEQLKIEKFHLVVQGFLGSMGLQYALRYPEKIEKLIILNTPISTSAKLPWKLQQMALPFVGDMITQDPLLVDRTLEGGSKYVIEDKVLEVYRSPFLKASAAGRSLLATLKNLRLKDALTEIESGFKNWHHPTQIIWGLIDPWLDFTDVETFANGISGAEIVTLEKAGHYPQEHWPQEISEALILFLRKTVV from the coding sequence ATGTCAATTACTAAAAACGAAATCAAAGTTGGCTCTTTAGAGTGGTTTTATCGGGAAACAAATCCCGAAACAACTGATAAAATTCCTGTGGTGTTATTGCATGGATTAGTTTCTCAAAGCTACAGTTGGTTGGTGATTATGGATGAATTAGAAAAACAAGGATATAAAGCGATCGCACCGGACTGGATTGGATCGGGATATTCAGGAAAACCAGATAAACGAGATTTTGCTTATACTCCTGATGCGTTTATTCAAGGGTTAGGAGGATTTTTAGAACAATTAAAAATAGAAAAGTTTCATTTAGTTGTGCAAGGTTTTTTAGGTTCAATGGGATTACAATATGCTTTACGTTATCCTGAAAAAATTGAAAAACTAATTATTCTCAATACTCCTATTTCCACATCAGCTAAACTCCCCTGGAAATTACAGCAAATGGCGTTACCGTTTGTCGGGGATATGATCACTCAAGATCCCTTATTAGTGGATCGAACCTTGGAAGGTGGCAGTAAATATGTGATTGAGGATAAAGTTTTAGAAGTTTATCGCAGTCCGTTTTTAAAAGCTTCGGCGGCGGGGCGATCGCTCTTAGCAACCTTAAAAAATTTACGGTTAAAAGATGCCCTAACAGAAATTGAATCTGGGTTTAAAAATTGGCATCATCCGACTCAAATTATTTGGGGATTAATCGATCCTTGGTTAGACTTTACCGATGTGGAAACCTTTGCAAACGGAATTTCTGGGGCTGAAATTGTGACATTAGAAAAAGCCGGACATTATCCCCAAGAACATTGGCCTCAAGAAATTAGTGAAGCTTTAATCTTATTTTTGCGGAAAACGGTGGTTTAG
- the petA gene encoding cytochrome f — MPRLRAWKILWVVVATVAFFLTSDFALPQSAAAYPFWAQETAPLTPREATGRIVCANCHLAAKQTEIEVPHSVLPDTVFKAVVKIPYDTNVQQVLGDGSKGGLNVGAVLMLPEGFKIAPEDRIPEEWKEEIGDLYFQPYREDQENVVIVGPLPGEEHQEIIFPVLSPDPATDKSVHYGKFAIHVGGNRGRGQVYPAGNSSNNTLYKASVAGTITQVTSEEGSGSQVTIQTADGQTVVDEIPPGPSVIVSEGQTVAVGDALTDNPNVGGFGQHDTEIVLQSSTRVTGLIAFIALVMLTQVMLVMKKKQIEKVQAAEMNF; from the coding sequence ATGCCTCGTTTGCGGGCTTGGAAAATCCTTTGGGTTGTCGTAGCAACGGTTGCTTTCTTCCTAACCAGTGATTTTGCCCTACCCCAGTCAGCAGCGGCTTATCCTTTTTGGGCGCAAGAAACGGCTCCCTTAACTCCCCGTGAAGCGACGGGACGAATTGTTTGTGCGAACTGTCACCTAGCTGCAAAGCAGACAGAAATTGAAGTTCCCCATTCCGTTCTACCGGATACTGTTTTTAAAGCCGTTGTTAAAATTCCTTACGATACCAACGTTCAGCAAGTTCTCGGAGATGGTAGCAAAGGCGGTTTAAACGTCGGTGCAGTGTTAATGCTCCCCGAAGGCTTTAAGATTGCTCCTGAAGATCGCATTCCTGAAGAATGGAAAGAGGAAATTGGGGATCTTTATTTCCAACCCTATCGCGAAGATCAAGAAAATGTGGTCATTGTCGGGCCCTTACCTGGAGAAGAACATCAGGAAATTATCTTCCCGGTGTTGTCTCCTGACCCTGCAACGGATAAATCCGTTCACTATGGTAAATTTGCGATTCATGTCGGCGGAAACCGGGGTCGCGGTCAAGTCTATCCGGCTGGAAATTCTAGCAATAATACGCTTTATAAAGCTTCCGTTGCTGGAACCATTACCCAAGTGACCTCTGAAGAGGGATCGGGTTCTCAAGTTACCATTCAAACGGCGGACGGTCAAACCGTTGTCGATGAAATTCCTCCTGGCCCTTCTGTGATTGTGTCTGAAGGCCAAACTGTCGCCGTCGGTGATGCTTTAACCGATAACCCCAACGTGGGTGGCTTTGGTCAACATGATACCGAAATCGTTCTGCAAAGTTCCACTCGCGTTACCGGGTTAATTGCGTTTATCGCCTTGGTGATGTTAACTCAAGTTATGTTGGTGATGAAGAAGAAACAGATTGAGAAAGTTCAAGCAGCTGAAATGAACTTCTAA
- the petC gene encoding cytochrome b6-f complex iron-sulfur subunit produces the protein MTQISSNPDVPSMGRRQFMNLLTFGSATGVALGVLYPFVKYLLPPASGAAGGGVTAKDALGNDVIVSEFLSTHKPGDRVLAQGLKGDPTYMVVEGDATLADYGINAVCTHLGCVVPWNNSENKFMCPCHGSQYDAAGKVVRGPAPLSLALVHATVADDKLSFTTWTETDFRTGENPWWS, from the coding sequence ATGACTCAAATTTCCTCGAACCCTGATGTTCCAAGCATGGGGCGTCGTCAATTCATGAACTTACTGACCTTCGGTTCAGCCACAGGCGTTGCTCTGGGTGTGCTGTATCCGTTTGTCAAATATCTTCTGCCTCCCGCTAGTGGTGCCGCAGGCGGTGGCGTTACGGCTAAAGATGCTCTGGGTAACGATGTTATCGTCAGTGAATTTTTATCCACCCATAAACCCGGCGATCGCGTTTTAGCTCAAGGTTTAAAAGGCGATCCGACCTACATGGTGGTAGAAGGCGATGCTACTTTAGCGGACTATGGAATTAACGCCGTTTGTACCCACTTAGGGTGTGTTGTGCCTTGGAACAACAGCGAAAACAAATTTATGTGTCCCTGTCACGGTTCTCAATATGACGCGGCGGGTAAAGTCGTTCGTGGGCCAGCCCCCTTATCCTTAGCATTGGTTCACGCCACTGTTGCGGATGACAAATTGAGCTTTACGACTTGGACAGAAACCGACTTCCGCACGGGTGAAAATCCCTGGTGGTCTTAA
- a CDS encoding ABC transporter permease, which yields MTFCGLVITILFLLIAILSPLFSTWGWIQSPTEFLSNPIHQPPSPQHWLGTSRLGYDVFSRTLFGTQVAWKVVLLATLLSVGIGVPLGMVSGYLGGKIDRVLLFLMDTIYTLPGLLLSITLAFVVGKGVLNAALALSVAYVPQYYRVVRNHTTSVKTELFIEAAQALGANTWTILTRYLFLNVIQSVPVLFTLNAADAILTLGGLGFLGLGLPDEVPEWGHDLRIALEALPTGIWWTTLFPGLALTIMVVGLSLLGEGLNDFLNPRLRNQR from the coding sequence ATGACCTTTTGTGGATTAGTCATCACAATTTTATTTTTATTAATTGCAATATTATCGCCCTTATTTTCAACTTGGGGATGGATACAAAGTCCTACAGAATTTCTGTCTAATCCTATCCATCAACCGCCTTCTCCTCAACATTGGTTGGGAACCAGTCGTTTAGGATATGATGTCTTTTCTCGAACGTTATTTGGAACTCAAGTTGCTTGGAAAGTGGTGTTATTAGCAACCCTTTTGAGTGTGGGAATTGGTGTGCCTTTGGGAATGGTGAGTGGATATTTAGGCGGAAAAATAGATCGGGTTTTATTATTTTTAATGGATACGATTTATACGTTACCTGGATTATTACTTTCCATTACTTTAGCATTTGTTGTTGGCAAAGGGGTTTTAAATGCAGCGCTGGCTTTAAGTGTCGCTTATGTTCCTCAATATTATCGAGTGGTTCGTAATCATACAACTTCGGTTAAAACCGAGTTATTTATTGAAGCCGCCCAAGCGTTAGGCGCAAATACCTGGACAATTTTAACTCGTTATTTATTTTTAAATGTCATCCAAAGTGTTCCGGTATTATTTACATTAAATGCGGCGGATGCAATTTTAACGTTAGGAGGATTAGGATTTTTAGGGTTAGGTTTACCGGATGAAGTTCCCGAATGGGGTCATGATTTAAGAATCGCCTTAGAAGCCTTACCTACAGGGATTTGGTGGACAACTTTATTTCCGGGTTTAGCGTTAACTATTATGGTCGTTGGTTTATCTCTATTAGGAGAAGGATTAAATGATTTTCTTAATCCTCGTCTTCGCAATCAACGTTAA
- a CDS encoding M48 family metallopeptidase has product MATPEELFKDGFERYQAGEDPETLIPVFKEICNQAPKNSNAWTSLAWLYLLADKPKLAYNAAKSAVKLNPHDPQARVNLATAMLELGKTGVRSHVELASQLVLVDTDWQQEITKNFEDGLTRKPDWKSLIKVKQWLFGG; this is encoded by the coding sequence ATGGCAACTCCAGAAGAATTATTTAAGGACGGTTTTGAACGGTATCAAGCGGGTGAAGACCCAGAAACCTTGATTCCGGTGTTTAAAGAAATTTGTAATCAGGCTCCTAAAAATAGTAATGCTTGGACAAGTTTAGCGTGGTTATATTTGTTAGCAGATAAACCCAAATTAGCTTATAACGCAGCGAAATCAGCCGTTAAACTCAATCCCCATGATCCTCAAGCCAGAGTGAATTTGGCGACGGCGATGTTGGAGTTAGGGAAAACCGGGGTGCGTTCCCACGTTGAACTTGCGAGTCAACTGGTATTAGTCGATACGGATTGGCAGCAGGAAATCACTAAAAATTTTGAAGATGGATTAACTCGCAAACCGGATTGGAAATCCTTAATAAAAGTTAAACAATGGTTGTTTGGAGGTTAA
- a CDS encoding iron-sulfur cluster assembly accessory protein produces MTQATQTPTQGVQMTESAIKQVQFLREKQGKDLCLRVGVRQGGCSGMSYLMDFADPSTIREDDEVFDYEGFQVVCDRKSLLYIYGLVLDYTDALIGGGFQFTNPQATQTCGCGKSFAT; encoded by the coding sequence ATGACACAAGCGACTCAAACCCCAACCCAAGGGGTTCAGATGACGGAATCAGCGATTAAGCAAGTTCAATTTCTGCGCGAAAAGCAAGGAAAAGATCTTTGTCTGCGGGTGGGAGTCCGCCAAGGCGGTTGTTCTGGAATGTCATATTTAATGGATTTTGCTGACCCTAGCACCATTCGCGAGGATGATGAAGTCTTTGATTATGAAGGGTTTCAGGTGGTTTGCGATCGCAAAAGCTTACTCTACATTTACGGCCTAGTCCTCGATTATACAGATGCTTTGATTGGGGGTGGGTTCCAGTTTACCAATCCTCAAGCCACTCAAACCTGTGGTTGTGGTAAATCCTTTGCGACCTAA